A region of the Vicinamibacteria bacterium genome:
GCGTTGCAGCCGGTATAGAGGATGCGAAGGAGCTCGAGGTAGCTCACGACGTTCTGGTCGTAGATCGGGACATCGTCGAAGTCCTCGAGCAAGTTGAAAATGATATGGGGCCGCTCATCCCGAATCGCGCGTCGGATCACGCCGAGGTCGCTTTCCACCCCGAGCCGGGCCACGCGATGTCCCATGCGC
Encoded here:
- a CDS encoding D-alanine--D-alanine ligase translates to MMPPDNIEGYDLREVSWKMEFDVIETLVRMGHRVARLGVESDLGVIRRAIRDERPHIIFNLLEDFDDVPIYDQNVVSYLELLRILYTGCNA